The following are encoded in a window of Spea bombifrons isolate aSpeBom1 chromosome 2, aSpeBom1.2.pri, whole genome shotgun sequence genomic DNA:
- the LOC128475251 gene encoding Krueppel-like factor 15 isoform X1, which translates to MRARLWSRAPIGVTNEQAQSLIKPFPGHVSAGCQHGSQELLQRHAGPGVARGIHSRDRTTVSIKEECEEGGNEMQEKVESIVVPQQMRSVEDAKESTLMAHLKVPDFCAQFSQDFSPTLEEIEEFLKDNMDNIREELGERLQGSKTEEQLFPADQAQLSKDVATPVTADASITSSSTEKSIPVFVQIQPVPAPGAAAVTTTPTGSVRVAQLVISVQGQSLALAPIPGPTSPGDQKYVRIAPLPVAVRPLGVFVSEGQQRTQKGTSAVIRVHKCSHPGCNKMYTKSSHLKAHFRRHTGEKPYICTWPDCGWRFSRSDELSRHKRSHSGVKPYQCSVCEKKFARSDHLAKHMKIHRGQRVNGSRTSRATT; encoded by the exons ATGAGAGCCCGACTTTGGAGCCGAGCCCCCATCGGAGTCACCAATGAGCAGGCTCAATCACTGATCAAGCCTTTCCCCGGTCACGTGAGCGCTGGATGCCAGCATGGAAGTCAAGAGTTGCTGCAGCGCCATGCGGGCCCGGGGGTAGCACGGGGGATCCACTCTCGCGATCG CACAACTGTCTCTATAAAGGAGGAGTGTGAAGAAGGAGGAAATGAGATGCAAGAGAAGGTAGAAAGTATTGTTGTCCCCCAGCAGATGAGGTCAGTGGAGGACGCCAAGGAATCCACTCTCATGGCACATTTGAAAGTCCCAGATTTCTGTGCCCAGTTTTCCCAGGACTTCTCTCCCACACTGGAAGAAATCGAGGAGTTTTTGAAAGACAATATGGATAATATTCGAGAGGAACTTGGTGAGAGACTTCAAGGatcaaagacagaagaacaactGTTTCCAGCAGACCAAGCTCAGCTGAGTAAGGATGTGGCCACTCCTGTGACGGCAGATGCTTCCATTACTTCCTCCTCAACAGAGAAAAGTATTCCTGTCTTCGTCCAGATTCAGCCAGTGCCTGCACCTGGTGCTGCTGCCGTTACCACAACCCCAACTGGTAGTGTAAGAGTGGCACAGTTAGTAATCAGTGTGCAGGGCCAGAGCTTAGCACTGGCACCCATCCCAGGACCTACCTCACCTGGTGACCAGAAGTATGTTAGAATTGCTCCCCTTCCTGTAGCGGTCCGTCCCCTTGGAGTCTTTGTGAGTGAGGGACAGCAGAGAACACAGAAGGGGACATCAGCTGTGATCAGGGTACACAAATGTAGCCACCCTGGTTGTAACAAGATGTACACTAAAAGTTCACACCTTAAGGCCCACTTCAGGAGGCACACGGGAGAGAAGCCTTATATCTGCACATGGCCAGACTGTGGCTGGAG gTTTTCCCGCTCAGATGAGCTCTCCCGACACAAAAGATCCCACTCTGGTGTGAAGCCATATCAGTGctctgtgtgtgaaaaaaaatttgcCCGCAGTGACCATCTGGCAAAACACATGAAGATTCACCGTGGCCAGAGGGTCAATGGGTCTCGGACATCACGGGCCACCACTTAA
- the LOC128475251 gene encoding Krueppel-like factor 15 isoform X2, with amino-acid sequence MVSVNCSEPLPASDLLSNAASPCGQKRTTPQWTDMPILTPLKNCNFSSPSSDKLLDSTTVSIKEECEEGGNEMQEKVESIVVPQQMRSVEDAKESTLMAHLKVPDFCAQFSQDFSPTLEEIEEFLKDNMDNIREELGERLQGSKTEEQLFPADQAQLSKDVATPVTADASITSSSTEKSIPVFVQIQPVPAPGAAAVTTTPTGSVRVAQLVISVQGQSLALAPIPGPTSPGDQKYVRIAPLPVAVRPLGVFVSEGQQRTQKGTSAVIRVHKCSHPGCNKMYTKSSHLKAHFRRHTGEKPYICTWPDCGWRFSRSDELSRHKRSHSGVKPYQCSVCEKKFARSDHLAKHMKIHRGQRVNGSRTSRATT; translated from the exons ATGGTTTCTGTAAACTGCAGTGAGCCTCTGCCTGCCTCTGATCTCCTTTCCAATGCTGCTTCCCCTTGTGGTCAGAAAAGGACTACACCACAGTGGACTGACATGCCCATTCTCACGCCTCTGAAGAATTGTAACTTTTCATCTCCTTCCTCGGACAAACTGTTAGACAGCACAACTGTCTCTATAAAGGAGGAGTGTGAAGAAGGAGGAAATGAGATGCAAGAGAAGGTAGAAAGTATTGTTGTCCCCCAGCAGATGAGGTCAGTGGAGGACGCCAAGGAATCCACTCTCATGGCACATTTGAAAGTCCCAGATTTCTGTGCCCAGTTTTCCCAGGACTTCTCTCCCACACTGGAAGAAATCGAGGAGTTTTTGAAAGACAATATGGATAATATTCGAGAGGAACTTGGTGAGAGACTTCAAGGatcaaagacagaagaacaactGTTTCCAGCAGACCAAGCTCAGCTGAGTAAGGATGTGGCCACTCCTGTGACGGCAGATGCTTCCATTACTTCCTCCTCAACAGAGAAAAGTATTCCTGTCTTCGTCCAGATTCAGCCAGTGCCTGCACCTGGTGCTGCTGCCGTTACCACAACCCCAACTGGTAGTGTAAGAGTGGCACAGTTAGTAATCAGTGTGCAGGGCCAGAGCTTAGCACTGGCACCCATCCCAGGACCTACCTCACCTGGTGACCAGAAGTATGTTAGAATTGCTCCCCTTCCTGTAGCGGTCCGTCCCCTTGGAGTCTTTGTGAGTGAGGGACAGCAGAGAACACAGAAGGGGACATCAGCTGTGATCAGGGTACACAAATGTAGCCACCCTGGTTGTAACAAGATGTACACTAAAAGTTCACACCTTAAGGCCCACTTCAGGAGGCACACGGGAGAGAAGCCTTATATCTGCACATGGCCAGACTGTGGCTGGAG gTTTTCCCGCTCAGATGAGCTCTCCCGACACAAAAGATCCCACTCTGGTGTGAAGCCATATCAGTGctctgtgtgtgaaaaaaaatttgcCCGCAGTGACCATCTGGCAAAACACATGAAGATTCACCGTGGCCAGAGGGTCAATGGGTCTCGGACATCACGGGCCACCACTTAA
- the LOC128473653 gene encoding uncharacterized protein LOC128473653, translated as MAEESQTQMPAAVQAWLRSALAASLPAALEDFHSARPSSPLASPTGVEDSEAGGSSSPPATAASQKRTWGEEPSTSGKGKAPLKKARSSALPLVSPNDDLTDYEVIDEYCAGSSGPVSPMRHQDCTPDLPKLPLIPSNAPDQPFEVTDDLGTPLFDPRALRHPRSSEWTPSSHIAEFLRFWMRRPLDKEVRQRLRSECPRPTVRDKVLNTPEFDPTFVTFLTKTGKDPRKGIELGLRSAQDKLLDVSGPLTQVFQMADEAIVDGSPLDPHLVRDWTQRALCLLGNANCAISSERRKAALFKLDAKLAELGPKELGADAKGLLFGERFIKDISQHVNLFTSLNKAQTNIRRVFRTESRFSPRAGRQRGRAASRTASFGSRPRFPDASTSYRSQSRIPFSRGVSRGRGYTSTRGRSASGRPPVV; from the exons ATGGCCGAAGAATCCCAAACTCAGATGCCTGCCGCCGTTCAGGCTTGGCTCCGCTCTGCCCTGGCCGCGTCCCTCCCAGCTGCTCTCGAGGACTTCCATTCTGCTCGTCCCTCATCGCCTCTCGCTTCCCCTACTGGGGTGGAGGATTCAGAAGCTGGCGGCTCTTCATCTCCTCCGGCCACGGCGGCCTCCCAGAAGCGCACCTGGGGTGAGGAACCCTCCACATCTGGGAAGGGGAAAGCCCCGTTAAAGAAGGCCCGCAGTTCGGCCCTCCCGCTGGTTTCCCCTAATGACGACCTCACTGACTACGAGGTTATTGACGAATACTGCGCTGGCTCCTCTGGTCCGGTTTCCCCCATGCGACACCAGGACTGCACTCCTGACCTTCCTAAGCTCCCTCTCATCCCGTCCAACGCTCCTGATCAGCCGTTTGAGGTCACGGATGACCTGGGAACTCCGCTCTTCGACCCCAGGGCACTGCGCCACCCTCGCTCTTCGGAGTGGACTCCCTCGTCCCACATTGCGGAGTTTTTGAGATTTTGGATGCGTCGCCCCCTGGACAAGGAGGTACGCCAACGGCTCCGTTCGGAATGTCCTCGGCCCACAGTCCGGGATAAAGTGCTGAACACGCCCGAATTTGACCCAACTTTTGTGACTTTCTTGACCAAGACCGGCAAGGACCCTCGCAAGGGCATTGAGTTGGGCCTACGCTCGGCTCAGGATAAACTGTTGGACGTGTCGGGCCCCTTGACGCAAGTGTTTCAAATGGCTGACGAGGCCATTGTTGATGGCTCTCCATTGGATCCCCACCTGGTCCGTGACTGGACTCAGAGAGCTTTATGTTTGCTGGGAAACGCCAACTGTGCGATATCGTCTGAACGACGCAAGGCGGCCCTATTTAAACTTGATGCCAAGTTAGCCGAACTGGGCCCTAAGGAGCTGGGCGCGGACGCCAAGGGCTTGCTCTTCGGCGAAAGGTTCATCAAAGACATCAGCCAGCATGTCAACCTGTTTACATCGCTCAACAAGGCCCAGACCAACATCAGACGCGTCTTTCGTACGGAGAGCCGTTTTTCCCCCAGAGCTGGTCGGCAGAGGGGTCGTGCCGCCAGCAGAACGGCCTCCTTTGGCTCTAGACCCCGTTTCCCGGACGCCTCCACCTCCTACCGTTCCCAGTCTCGGATCCCTTTCTCCAGAGGTGTCTCCAGAGGCAGAGGCTACACGTCCACCAGAGGGAGATCAGCTTCAG GTCGTCCTCCGGTTGTCTGA